The window TAACGAACACGTTcgttgttttgtttaaattttgacTACGTTGGAATCATGCTGGAATGCAATAttcgattattattattattgtgtacCATGTCCTATGACACGTTAAAATAGCCCTTTATCATTGGCTGTGGACTTAATACAGAATAATTCTCAAAAGTAGTAGACTTTGGGACTTGGTTTAATATAATTGTTCGATTTTGTCAATGAAAGAGCTTCCCTGGGTACATCTGAGAGCTGGACGTGGTACATTTTAATACCTAAAATGTGTTGTGATGGAAACtcacattttcaaaaaattggaCTTGGTTCAAGATAATTCTCAGGTGACGACCTGTCGAGAGGTTCGTACAGTTTTTAGACAACACTGGCCACCAAGCCGAAGATATGGAAGCCAGCATTGTAAAAATTTTGTCCAACCTCAATATAAATATCCATGACTGCAGGGGACAATCGTATGACAATGCGAATAACACGTCTGTCTTTTATAGCGGTCTCCAAGCCCGAATAAAATCTAGGAATAGTTTGGCAAAATACGTACCATGTGCAGCCTAAATTTGATTGTGCAACATGCAGCAGAATGCACTATGGaaagtacttctttttttttagttgCTGAAGAAATTTATGTTTTTTCTCAGTTTCAACTTACAGATGGAAACGACTCACTGATCTATTGAAAAATTGTGGCCATACAACATTTGTTCCAAAAAGAGTTAATGTGACTCGATGGTCAGGACGATTTAATAGCTCTTAATTTATGCTATCAAGATATAAAGCAAGCACTTTTAGAGTTATCCTCTAACGACGACGAGAAGATGCCAGTTCGCTGTCACGCAAACAATTTACATGAAAATATGACTACGTTAGAATTTGGTATTTATGTTGCCTTTTGGTTCGAAGTACTGGAAAGAACTGACGTAGCGAGTAAATCTTTACAAAGCGCAAATATGGACTTACATACATGTTCGTCTTTGTATAGCTCATTACAACATTTTTACGAGTTTCTTCGTgataaatgtaatttatttgaaaaaaaggGGCAGCTCTTATTACAACAAAGGGAATACAGCAAAGAAAATTGACAGTTTGACGAAGCAGATACAGAAGAGATACTTACACCGCAAAATAATATTAGATCCCAAGTGCTGTATAAAACATTTGATTATTTGGCAAATAATCTGAAATCTAGAGGAAAAGATTATCAAGATCTTGCCATcactttctcatttttattttcattacctcTTTCAGAGGATAACGCAATTTCAGACTCAGCGTcggtattaataaatatttattcgaATGACTTGTATACATCTCTAGAAAGTGAGTGTattcaattaaaacattttataatgtCACTACTAGGCCAAGTTGAGTATAAAAATCTAACAACTCATAGTGCTACTTTTGTGATGGAGCTTTTgcataaaaataatacaattgcaaCCTTCCCAAACGTAGAAATAGCACTAAGAATCTTCTTATCGTTGATGGTTACTAACGCAACTGGTGaaagattatttttcactttaaagcgggtcaaaaattatttgagaaatacgatgacggaagaaacattaaattcgttcgctgttttaaatattaataatgaactgcttacaaaattaaattttaataaaatcatccACCTGTTTGCAAGTAGGAAGTCCAggaaaatttgtttgtaaataattatgttaatttactTTATGTTGCGAATTTGTGTCTTTGTCgcttttttgtatatttgtaataaattacctaataatattaaaatagttttaatgaatTGTTACCCTAAGACGCATCTATACCTACTGGAGAGTAGCGGTATAGTATGACTTAGCCCCCGACGGTCCATGTACTAAATCCGGCACTGCCTCCCAATACATATTGAGATTTGAAAATTTTCTGTTCTATAATAATTTGTGCATTCAACTTTTTGatgtattttggttttattttagaCTTTCCCCAAGAGAAGGACACTTGGGAAATTATGAAAACAATTGACATACATTCATCAAATAAAGAACAACATGTAAGTCATCCTGCAgaagaaaaatcattaaaatgTGAAATTTGTGGTAAGCAGTTtcgcagaaaaaaaaattttaatcgaCACATGAAAactcatactggagaaaaaccttacatgtgtgaaatttgttttaagcgattTTCTCGAATAGATAATATAAAACAACATATGACAATACACACCGGAGAAAAaacttacaagtgtgaaatttgctttaaaccGTTTAATGCagcaaataatttgaaatatcatataagaacgcacactggagaaaaatcttacaagtgtgaaatttgttttaagcagtttattgAAGCAGGTAGTTTGAAAAGACATTTAAGagtacatactggagaaaaaccttacaagtgtggaATTTGTTTTAAGCCATTTAGTGCAGCTGGAAGTTTAAAGATTCATTTAAGactacacactggagaaaagccttacaagtgtgaaatttgttttgaaCAATTTAGTGATGCTGGAAAGTTGAAAAGACATTTCAGAATACACACTAGAAAAGCCGCAAAAGTGTTTTAGAAATTTGTTTTAAGTTGTTTATTTCAGCAACTACTTTAAAAGATTATTCATCGATTAGACATATAAGATTGTACACTGAAGAAAAATATGTATGGAGTTTGTTTTATAATCATTTTTCccacaaaaataatttaaaaaacatttgatgTAGCATAGAAATATTGAGAGCATTGAggaaaatcaaaacgatcgaaaatgaattatttttcattaaataaaatATCGCCTTGATAGATCATGTAACATTTAGTCCCGATTTTTATAATTGCCATGTGAAAAAGTGGTTTGAAAAGCATTTCAAACTTatccaaatttatattataaaaacaataaatacattTGACTAATAAACACATTTCATTAGATATCCCAAAACTTTACCAAAACCAATGAATTATTACactacaataaaaaaaagtatactGTTAGTTACTCGAGCAATACATGGTTCCAGCAAGACGGTGCTACTCCACACCCTACGAATATTTCAATAAAAGCTTCGACAGAAATGTTTCCAGGCACAATAATTTCCAAAATGGTGATATTCGTTTTGCGCCAAGATCTCTCGACCTTAGCcctttagatttttttttctgtggggGTGTTTAAAGAACATCGTCTATGCTGACCGACCAGCCACCACCGAAGAGCTGTACCAAAATATTCGCAACGCTATTAACATTCCACTGTGAGTGCGCGTCTTTCTCAATTTGCGAATGTTATTCGAGAAATAAAATCGGCATGTTCTGTGCATTTTACTAATACATGTTTTTCTAACAGGTTCTGAAACCCAGTTTTAttggttttaaatttaaaatctactcTGAGAGCTGAGACAGCCTGTAGATGTATttgttaaaaatactttattgAATACGTTTGAATTTATATACCAAGTTCTGAAATATATGAACTCTTATGATAGTTAAAATTTGTACGAATATGGTACcatgtgtaaaattttttg is drawn from Diabrotica undecimpunctata isolate CICGRU chromosome 5, icDiaUnde3, whole genome shotgun sequence and contains these coding sequences:
- the LOC140441337 gene encoding uncharacterized protein isoform X2, translating into MERKEENEDTVTNLGFENRIFVNPEPIKKEPAPVYQDNYIEDYGYGGMTGTFQQNEDDLSGFQYFNSDVDIKLVEHAAKRSQSSEHDSFKNEIKEEPNRESAHDKFDDPDLNEYSLKIEIEEDEIKLMPYEEKQTNEKDFPQEKDTWEIMKTIDIHSSNKEQHVSHPAEEKSLKCEICGKQFRRKKNFNRHMKTHTGEKPYMCEICFKRFSRIDNIKQHMTIHTGEKTYKCEICFKPFNAANNLKYHIRTHTGEKSYKCEICFKQFIEAGSLKRHLRVHTGEKPYKCGICFKPFSAAGSLKIHLRLHTGEKPYKCEICFEQFSDAGKLKRHFRIHTRKAAKVF